Below is a genomic region from Telmatobacter sp. DSM 110680.
TCCTCGATTCTGAAGAAGGTGAGGTCGCCCCAGCCATCTGCGCCAGACCGGATATTGGAGAACATGCCATAAGGAGAGAGAGTGTCAGTGCCAATCGAAATGTGCTTTTCATCTTTACCCCTCATCTTCTGCTTGGAATCAGGAAGACCGTGCAATTTGTTAAACCCATGCAGCATCGGAATCGACTGGCCCGGACATGACTACAGGTGGCAAGACTGCGATTTGTTATTCCGATGATGCTTCCGAAGTTGCGTCATTTGAGCGGGCCTTAGCGATCTTGCACCGCCTGTACTTTCAATCTCAGTCGACTATCCATAAGCAAACCGTAAGTCGAATGTTCAGAATTCATAAAAGAAGCATGTTGATTCTGAAACACAGCACTGCGTTGGAGCGTGGGACACCCTATCGTGCTGCGGGCTAAACCTGGGCCGCACGAATTGATTTCTATTAGATTGGAAAGTACTGACTACGGCGTTTCGCGGAGAAATGCGATTCGTTACACGACAAAGATCGCGTAACCATCACTCTGCTGGTATACGAAAGCGATGATGGATTCAGAATGAAATGTAATACATGAAGAACGCATGAACACGAACCGATTTAATTAAGGAACAACATTCTGAAGCGGACATACAGAACAGGGAGCATGCAATTCTCTGGTACCTCTTATCGAGAGATCACCTGCGCGCAGACTGCGATCATCATTAGGGCCGCAGCAAGTCGCACCACAATCTCTGCGACCGCAGGCTCCTGGTCAGACCGCGGGTGCTTGTTCCTTCTAATTCTCTGCAGAGTACGGTCCTTGGGAGTTTAGATATCAGGTAGGTGTTGAATATTCGTCGTTGCCTGAATATCGTTAGTGTGCTCCAGCGATCCTCTCATCTGTTGAGTCTCCTCTTTCCGTCAGCTCGCGCTTGTACAAAGTATTTGCAAGAAACGCCGTTACTAGAACCAGCGACAAGCATCCTTGGTATAGGGAACTGGCCTATCCGCCACGGAAGAGTAAGGCCTTAATAGGTTTTCCGTAGCCTTTAGTGCCTGATGACCTACCTCGGACGCCACTTGAATACGAAGCGTGCGAGTTAATTGCATATTTGGATAGGGAGAGTGAGGAAGCACACGAGACACCACCTTATGAAAGCCTTAGGCGATGTTTAGGCCTTGTTTAGGTTTGGCAGTCTACACTCCAGTTGTGCTCGAAGGAGACCATGTGATGACCACTTCAATTGTTCTCTCCGCAATCGTTGGCGGAGGCGTGTCGTTCCTGGTTGCAGTGCTCGCCAACTTCTACCGTGAGACGCGAGGACAAAGGCGATCGGCCTCGGATTCTTACAGGATATGGGAATGATTCCGACACGCGAGATATACATGATCGATGGGGAAGGGACTTCCTCGAGTGAGCGCAAGACGATTGGCTAGATTGCGCCCTAAACCTGTCGAGCGGTTAATAGATCTGTACATACAGTTTCCTTAATGGAAGAGCGACACATCACCAAAGTGCTCACCGACAAAAGCAACTTAGGCCCCATGTCTGTATGGTCGCCTATTCGTCAACTTGAACTCGGATTGATTGCCTCGTGCTGTGTACGAGGCAAATCTACGAGAAGGCGGTTTGACGTCAAAGTGAAGCAAACGGATTTGCAAACAAGACAAAACATGCGCTTGTTCGCGTCGCAGAATCGGGGACGGTCGACCCTCCCATTGAGATTTGACTAACGTTGGACCCGATTACATAAATCAGGATCAGATTCACTTCGTTGTGTGGCGAGAAGAGTTCTTTCTCTTCTCGGCTAAAAACCAGTATCCGAAGCCGATGATCATGCCGGAGAGGGCGAGACACGCTCCCTGACGTTCGAGAGCGATGAGGAAGCCCTCCCAGAAAGTTTGGTCTTCAACGAAGAGCGGCTTGGGTGATGCCGAGGATGCCGCGCAACCGAGAAGGATCATCGATACGGCACCTGAACAGGCGAAGTACGATGCCGTGAGCGATTGTGCCTTGCTGGATATCCAGACGAGGAGGGCCCAAGGCAAAGCCATCAGCATCAGTGCCAGTAAAAAGCCTCCGAACACGAACAGGATGAGGGCTCCAATCAGGCGAGTCTCAAAGCTTCCGGGACCTCCTGCCACCATGATCCAACCGATGTAAAAAGCGGCGGCCACTGCGGAACTCAGCGCATAACCGGCCACCCTGATTGTCGCCCTTCTGATCATCTGAATGCTCGCTTCGATCCTTCACCTTTTTTTAGCTGAAGGCGCCATGGACTAGGAAAGCTGCGGACCTTCCGCGCCGGTGAGCAATCCGCAGGACTCACTCGCCTCAATAACCCAACTTGCGCAACTCCGTTGAGATCATCGCGGCCCACTCCTTTGCTGACTTTGCGCCCAGGTATTCCCACTCAAATTCCGCCAGGGTCGGCAAATCGATTTTCTTTTGCCCCGGATGCTGTTTAGCCAACTCGATGATCTGATCGGGAGTGACAAGCGGCTTAATGATCAACACACGGGGGAAAGTGTGGTTCTGAATTCCAGACCTCTGGGGTGCGTTCGTCATTGTCAGATCAGGCTCGTTTTCGTCGTTCAGGCCAAATTGCGCTCTTCCAGCCAGCGCAGCCATCGCATCACTGTAGATCAGCGCATTGATGTCGTCTCCGCCGCTATAGAAGAGAACCACGGGCTTGTTACTGTTGGCTCCAGCCAATACCGCTCCGAAGTATGGCATGATCTGGATCTTGTTCTGATTCCTCGCTTTTGCCCTGTCCGAAGCAGTTTTATCGTAGTGGCCGAACTCTGCATCTTCTCCAATGCCATTTTGTTCGAGGCCCTTAATCATGTCATCTACGCTGTCAGATTCCTTAGAACTCTTGCTCGGAGTCTGAACAGCTGTTGGTCTCTGCGTCCAATAGCCGGTGCCAAGACGGCTGCTGGTCATTCGCACAATGCCGTATGCGGGCGGGTCGTAGGTCCCGGTATCCTGCCAATCCAGGTTGGCTGCCTTCAGCACATACTGTCCGTGGGCGGCCTGGAAGATTCCATGATGCGAAGGAACATTGCCTGGTCCTTCGGCATGAAAATCGTAAGTTCCGTTTGCCCGAACCTCCCATACCCAAAGCGCGGCTCCGGCTTCGTTTGGAACCGTCATCTCCCAGTTACCAACAAGCGAAGGATCCACCGACTGCGCCACCCCGCGGGACTGCACAACGAACAAAGCAGCAACGAATGCGATTGCGACTGTGAGTTTCATCTTCCTGCCACTCCTCCCTTTAATCTTTCAAAAAGAAATGGCGGCGAACGCGGCGGCAGATTGGTGGCTCTTAGCTATTTTTTTGCGGAACCGCTGTAGCGATCAAAGTGCGCGCAACTGCTCGATGAAGCCGGCCAATTCGAGGCCGAGTGCTCCGTTGTAAGCGCCATTCCCGTCGACCCGCAATAGGATCTACTTCTTTTGCAGTAAAACCTTGGCCGACCATTCAGCGGGAACGCTTCGGCCGAAATGACCTGTCAGGTCCCCCGCAACGGCGTCCAGATGCGTGTAAGTTGCGCAGGCTTCGCTGGAACGAATTTCCCCGTTGAGGGTATAGCCCTGCGCGGCATTGCCTTGGATTGCCAAGTCCACTTCGCCGGCGTCCGTGGGCGGAAAACCCTGCTTGTTTTTCGCGACCCATGCTCCGTACTCCGCCTCCGACAGAATGTATCCCTGAAGCCGGGTTCCGGCTTCCCCTGCAGCTGAGTCTTTTACGATTTCACCAACCAGAATTCCGGAGTCGGCCATACCGGGATGCGCGCCCTCCAGATGGAGTGCCATCGAAACGCTTCCTGTAACGTTGGCTTTCTGGAAGTCGAATGAAGACTCCGCGCGATTCAGTAAAGGTGCATCCTGCACAGTGAAGTTGATCCGTTCGATCCTCACCGGAACCGGCTTACCGCAGTTAGAGATTTGCTGCGACGTCATATCCCAGGTGCCCTTGAGCGAAACCTCTGGCTGGATGGGTGGTTTGTGGCATGCCAACAAAGACATTGTCAGTCCGAAGAGCGCTAGAAGTTTACGCATATGGCTCGATTTGCCTCCAACAAGGGTGGCATTGGGCGCCTCGGGATTCGGGCATACCCGCACAACGAACACGCGTTCGTTATCGTGAGTAACGTTGTTTAAAGCCAATCTTGACCATCCCGTCTGGGTAGCCCACGCGTCTCGTTGCCCCGCCAAAACGAGAGACCCCGGTGTTATTCCGCGCGCACCCGGTGTATTGATTTCTCTCATAAAATCCGCTAACAGATGTTGACATGCATCAGGTAACGCCGCAATCAGAAAACTCTTGACCAGATCCTGAGCAAAGAGCCGGTTCGTTCCCTCGATGAAAAGGCGTGAAACCACGAGCTCCATTTGCACCATTGCGCCGTCTGAAGCTTCAAGGACATCGAGATAACAAAGTTCGTGAAATTTTTTGCCTTCGGGACGAAAGCGAGTCAGTTGACCTGGTTCTTCCCTGGCTTGTTCCGTCTGGACGAGATGGAACCACTGAAAGAAACCAGTGCTGCGAGCCGTCATCAGTGTCCTGCCCATTGTTCCGAAGCAGTATGTGTAGAAGGGGTATTGTTTGGAGATCATGGATTCCTAATCCTCTTCTGGTTCAGGCGTGGGCAGAGTGCGCAAATTGGTATTCGTGGAAAATTTCTTCTTTACCAATCTGCTGCGCTTACACGCGCCTATATTCATTGCACCTGATGGAAGGTGGGCTTTGGCGGAGAACTGTGATCCAAATGGACTGGCTTCAGGTTGCGATGATTTTCGAATCGAGGTGATGACCAATGACAGATCAAGAGAATATTTGGGACCTCATTGGAGCCCTGGGTAGCGAGAGCGAGAATGTGCGGCAGAGGGCGCGTGAAGAGATCCTGAAACGTGGGGTGGAAGCGGTGCCGGCTCTGGCCGAGGCAATTGATTCCGAATTGATTCCGGATGAGGCTATGGCGTTTGCCCGCGGCACGCTTGCAGCGATCCAACCGCGTTTTCAAGGGGAAATTCCTGATGCATTGATCGAGGCAGCGCTGGCTTTTTGGGCGGCTTCCGATCCGGCTTCTCGGGCGCTGGTGAATTTCGGGAGTGCCGCAACCGCGCCCCTCCTGGCCTTGCTTACCCAGGGTGACAAGACTATCTATAGCTCGATGGCTGAGGCTCTCGCGCAGATCGCCAAGGTAGACCCCTCGGTAATGCCGGCAGTGATTAAAGCGATAGACGACGATAACTGGATCGTGCGCAAAGGTGCTGCGGAAGTACTCCGTTACGCTGAACCCCGGCCTGAGGAGGCCATCGCGCCATTGATTAGATCCCTCAAAGAGGAAGACAAAGACCGCCGCTCCAGCATTGTCTGGGTACTCGAGTTCTTTGGCGCCGCGGCAGTCCCTCAGTTGCTCAACTCACTGCGCTCTCCCGATTGGTGCGTTCGTGCCGGTTCGGCATGCGCGCTGGAAATGATCGAATTAGGCCGCAAAGTAAAATCGGATCGCGAACCTTATACCGACATGGGCGTTGTGCCTGCCCTCGTCGAGGCATTGAGTGATGAGTGTGTCGAAGTTCTGCGCGCTGCCGCCAACGCTCTGAGCATAATCGGTCCACCAGAGGCAAATCCGGCGGCTCCAGTACTTCTCAATATTCTTCGGGAGAGGAACCCGCTGACGTTTCCGGTGGCGGCGTCGGAAATGCGATGGATCCGATACTCCGATGAGGGCCTCGAACCTGGACTGATCGACACGCTCGCAAGCCTTGAGGACGAACTGATCGACGCGCTTACCGACAGGGATTCCGGCATTCGAGCAGCTGCCGCCGATCTGTTGCGGCGCATCGATGTCCCGGTCATGTTCCCCCTGGTCTTAGGGCTGCTTTCAGCGATGGAGGACCAGGACGAGGAAGTACGTTTTCAGACGGCGCTGACGATGGCGATCATCGCACCGAGGTTTGCCGCGCGCGGGGTGCCAATCTTGCACTCCGCGCTCGTACACTCCGCAGAAAGGGATCGCATCAGGGACGCGATCTGGGGCCTATCCCGAAGCGGGCGCGCAGCTGCGGTAGCAATACCCGCGATCATCGATGCATTGCAGTATTACTCTGTGGCGGATGCGGCAGCCGCGGCCCTGGCTTGCATGGGTCCGCTGGCGAGCGCCGCGGTGCCTGAATTACTACGGATGCTGCAGAAGTGGGATGAAGATACTCAAGCCCCGGCAGCCCTGGCGCTCGAAGCGATCGGACCAGAAAGCGCGAGTTCGGCGGTGGAGATATTGATCGACCGCCTGCGCGACACCGACGAATACAAGCGATATTGTGCTGCCGAGTGCTTGTCTCAGATGGGCCTGCCGACTGTAAAAGCAGCCATTCCCGCGCTGCTGGATTTGGCAACCGACGAAAGTGATCGCGTGCGGAGTTACGCTGAAATGGCTCGTGAATGGCTAGGCTCCGACCCATCACAATTACGGTAGACGGGTCAACTCTTAGCGATAAATGGCCGTCACGCGAAAATCGGAAAAGATCGCTTCGGAGCCGGCTCCGCGCACCCATATCCCAGCCTGATCTGCTGAACTAGCGATGGCCGCAATATTGAGTCGCCTGTATCGGGTTCCGTGTTGCCACAACTCGTTGTGACTAACGGCTATTCCATTGAGGAACTCCATGAAATAAACATTCTTGCCCTCATGATGAATGTCGAGGGTGAGGTGCTGGGCTCCGCTTGTGGGGTGGGGAACATTTCCAATGTACCAGTAACCCTGCAAATCAGGCTCTTCAACGTGCGGTTGACCATCCATGTTTACAACTTTTGCGTCCGTGGAGGTCTGCGGCGCATATCCAAAGCGGACGAGTCTGGTAGTCGATCGATTGTCGCCGTAATATATGCCCGCCCTGCTGTTGCGACCTGCCGCCGTATTCGGCAGCAAAGTTACAGATAGTTCGATCCGGACGTGTTCCGGCAGGAACGTTGCAGCTGGCAACAAGTTGATGACGCAATTCTCGTCAGTGCCGTAGTTACGTACTCTGATCCCTTTTGAGCTTGGAGTCACAAGGCAATTCTGAGTAGAGGTAACAGTAGATTGAGATAGCAGTAGAGAGTGCGAAACCAGCGCGTCACCGCCCGTCCGCGGCGAGGGAGTTTTCAGCGTGCCACTACAGAAATCGGGGCCACCGTAAAATCCCCGGAGGAACGCCGACTGTCTTTCAACGACGGTGCCGTGGTCGAGTGGGCCAAACAGCATCCATGTGTAAATGACTCGAGTGCGATTTTTAGGATCGTTGGGATTGAAGCCAAGGACGGTATCGTCGCCCCCGATGCTTAAGAAGGATAACGCCTCGTCAAACGCATACTCGGGAAAGTCGTTGTTGGCGGCTGCAAAACCGAATACAGCCCCGGCAAAACAGTCCGCACCGCCTTCCGTGCCGGGTAACGGAGAGACATTGTGCTCAACCGCATGGCCAAATTCATGAGCTACAACAGCCAGTCCAGCATAGTTACCAGGGGATTTCAAATGCTCTGATGCCTCTCGATCGACATCCGCGATGAAACCGATGTCGATATAAAGCGTGTTGTCCTTCTTGCAGTAAAACGCATTCCCAGGTGAGATTTCCTCGCATCCGGTTTTTCTGGGGCTATCGTAATAGACGAGCCTGGGAGGGTCGAAACTCGATCCGAGAATCGCCGTCCAAACCTTTACAAGATGCCTTTGCATGTCATTGATTTCGGACCGGATCTGCGCATCGGAAAAGCGCAGTTGGGCGGCAGCAATGCCGCTGGCCGTAAGGATGACCGCAAAGAAAACCAGAGTTGTTCTGACAGTCCTCAGAAGCATTTGCCTTCCGTCACCTTTCCACTGGATTTTGATTTTCCAATCGCTCGGCCCAACGATGAAAAGCGTCCCACGGTGTCGAACGAGCCTTCATTCTGTTTCAGACTTCTATTTTTCTGGATCGACTTCGCGACCTGGTAGTCGTCAGCTGACCTCACAACCTAGCAGAGAGACATCAACATTTTCCTCGTTTTTGCCTGCACCCTTCAGTGCTGCTCTGCGCTTGCGTTTATGTTTGAAATACTTCATTTCATGACACATTGTGGAGCCGCAATTGCCATTCCATTTTGAATATTTTCCCCAAACATGTCCTGTCCATGGAACTCTCGCCCCGCTCACTCTCTTCGAGCGACGATATGCGACTATCCTCAATCTCTGATGCCGTCTTTCGGCGCGACTTGATGGATGTTTCATAGTGAACCTACTCTCCATTCGACCTGCAGAGTTTTCATACCGGAGAGCTCGCTAGTGGTTTGGGGAATCGATTCGGGGTACTTGGCTGCGGCATATTAGTTTACTGCTGCCAAGGCCCTGAATCAGTATTTTCATCCGCGGTTGATCTGCTTCCACGTTGGACGTCCGCCGGCAAACCAGGCGACAAAGAAAAAGAGCGGTAGAGCCAGCAGAATCCAGCCTCCCATCAATCCCAACACCACCACAAACACCGCCCACGCAGGAATCAGGAAAGCGCTGCCCAGAATGCGCAACCAAACTGGAATAGACGGATCTTTCGACAGCGTTGAGATCGAGAAGCAGACACACATGGCTGAGAAGCCGATCACCATACCGCTCACGTGCATAAGTGCCTCAAATGCGATCACGCGAAGCACCGGGACGGTTGCTGCCAACGCGCACATTGCCAGGCACGCGGTTCCAATAGCCAGGGCGACCTTCGCCCTCTTCTCATTGCTCATTTGATTGACCGGATTCATCTCTCATCCTCCTTGGCATTGGCTTGGGTTGTTCCCCTTGCCGTTACATACACTGAAGGTGAGCAGCATGACTGCAGATTGGTAAATTTGCTAAATATTTTTTAGTGGCCGCGCAACCGTTTGAGTTTCTTCAGAAGCTCACGAGCTTTTTCGGCCTGTTGGCCGCCGGCTGCTTCCATCTTGAGATACTCTTTCTCTGCCTCGCCGTACAGCCCGTATTTGATCGCGATTGCTGCCCGGGTTTCAGGATCATTGGGTGCTTGAGCCAGCTCTTCGCGATAGGAGAGGGCCTCGATTGCAGACAATACCCGCGGGCCATACCTGGGTTGCTTCGATCCCATTGCTCCTTGAACGCTGGATGGCGCTTCCAGAACCGTCTCCGGCTTCGCGGACGCCTCGAGGTTTGATTCCGGCCTGGGAGAAGATACCGTACTCTCTTGCTTGGGCGCGACGGCCGTCGAGGGTGAACTCGTCGGCGCGGCCTTAGACGCCACAATTGGTGAGCTGGTGGATGGTTGGTGGAGCTTGGTTAGAACGGCGACTACTGCTACCATGGCCATCGTCGCTCCCGCCAGAATCAACCCGTGACTGGGAACTCTGAACCACTGCCCGAGAACCGCCCAGAAGCGGCGCCGCGGGGAGGGAGCGGCTGACGCAGCTGCAACTTCCCGATAGCGGCAAGACTCAGTAAACCATTTCAGATCCTGCATTTCCCTCGCGCACTGGCTACACAACTCAAGGTGGGCGCGCACGAATTCTTCCTCAGTGGATTCAAGCCTGGAGTCTACAAAACCTTCGAGTTGTGCATAGGTCAAGTGCTTTGATTCGGCTTCATTTAGCTCTCTCAAAAGCCTTGACGGTATCTCAAAAGGTTCAGTCACTTTGTCCTCGCACCTACACCATTCGTCATAAGTAAGAAGGCGCCAACTGGCGGAGCAGATTGGCTCGCTTCAGAGATTTCTTTTTGGCCTCATAGACTGATTCAGCCGCATAGCGGCCTTTTGCAGGGCTACCGCTCTTAAATTGACAACTTGCTGCGTTCTGCATCCCAGCGCTCTAGCGATATGCAGGTCTTCGCGCGGCAGAAATGGCCATACTGCGCAAATTCGCTCCTCTATTAACTCCGGATCCGGCGGCCAACCCTGGGTTTCGTAACCGAGTTCGGAATACTCCTTCTGACTGATTGCGAGGAGGCGCCCAATTTCACGACGGGTTGCGGCGCCGCTAGTCTCGAAAGCCTCGATCTCTCCACGGGCTTCTTTAGTCACGCCAGGCAAGTTGAGCAAGAAAGCCATCAGCCACCGATGATTGAAATCCTGGAGGATCATCCAGAGCATCCGCATGAGTTCCTGATGATGAATGCGGCGATCAAACTCCGAGCTCTTTCGTCCCCGTTCCGGGGACTCTTTTTGATCCTCCTTGACACGAAATAGCGAACTAAGAATGGAGATGAGCTGGTCAAGCTCAAAGGGTCCCGCGACATCCTCGAAGATTGCTTCGAGAAGCATCCTCCAATCGGCGAACCGCATTGCGTCCAAAGCCTTGACCGCTGCATAGGGGGCGGATCTCCGGACGAACAGCCTTTCGGAGATTTCTTCAGGCAGTACATTGGCCACGTTCTGAGTGCGCGATTCTTGCTGCCAGCCTGAGTAGCCGCAGAGCACGTCTCCCTCGGGTGTTTCCCACACGGCAAAGCCAGGCTCATGAGAGAGAAAATAGCGGACCCTGTTGCTCAGTCGTGTGTGTTCAGGATAGCGCTCACGAAAATACTGTGCACAAGCATGATATGTAACGACGGCTGCATAAGACTTAGGATCTCTGACTTCG
It encodes:
- a CDS encoding HEAT repeat domain-containing protein, whose product is MTDQENIWDLIGALGSESENVRQRAREEILKRGVEAVPALAEAIDSELIPDEAMAFARGTLAAIQPRFQGEIPDALIEAALAFWAASDPASRALVNFGSAATAPLLALLTQGDKTIYSSMAEALAQIAKVDPSVMPAVIKAIDDDNWIVRKGAAEVLRYAEPRPEEAIAPLIRSLKEEDKDRRSSIVWVLEFFGAAAVPQLLNSLRSPDWCVRAGSACALEMIELGRKVKSDREPYTDMGVVPALVEALSDECVEVLRAAANALSIIGPPEANPAAPVLLNILRERNPLTFPVAASEMRWIRYSDEGLEPGLIDTLASLEDELIDALTDRDSGIRAAAADLLRRIDVPVMFPLVLGLLSAMEDQDEEVRFQTALTMAIIAPRFAARGVPILHSALVHSAERDRIRDAIWGLSRSGRAAAVAIPAIIDALQYYSVADAAAAALACMGPLASAAVPELLRMLQKWDEDTQAPAALALEAIGPESASSAVEILIDRLRDTDEYKRYCAAECLSQMGLPTVKAAIPALLDLATDESDRVRSYAEMAREWLGSDPSQLR
- a CDS encoding neutral zinc metallopeptidase, with translation MLLRTVRTTLVFFAVILTASGIAAAQLRFSDAQIRSEINDMQRHLVKVWTAILGSSFDPPRLVYYDSPRKTGCEEISPGNAFYCKKDNTLYIDIGFIADVDREASEHLKSPGNYAGLAVVAHEFGHAVEHNVSPLPGTEGGADCFAGAVFGFAAANNDFPEYAFDEALSFLSIGGDDTVLGFNPNDPKNRTRVIYTWMLFGPLDHGTVVERQSAFLRGFYGGPDFCSGTLKTPSPRTGGDALVSHSLLLSQSTVTSTQNCLVTPSSKGIRVRNYGTDENCVINLLPAATFLPEHVRIELSVTLLPNTAAGRNSRAGIYYGDNRSTTRLVRFGYAPQTSTDAKVVNMDGQPHVEEPDLQGYWYIGNVPHPTSGAQHLTLDIHHEGKNVYFMEFLNGIAVSHNELWQHGTRYRRLNIAAIASSADQAGIWVRGAGSEAIFSDFRVTAIYR